A window of Psychroflexus sp. ALD_RP9 contains these coding sequences:
- a CDS encoding YebC/PmpR family DNA-binding transcriptional regulator has translation MGRAFEFRKARKMKRWSAMAKTFTRLGKDIVMAVKEGGPDPESNSKLRAVIQNCKAANMPKDNIERAIKRASDKDQGDYKTVLFEGYAPHGIAVLVETATDNNNRTVANIRSYFNKCNGNLGTSGSVEFMFDHTCNFRIQDTGIDVEELELELIDFGAEEVFRDDDGIIIYAPFESFGNLQKELESREFEILSSGFERIPQVTKSLSEEQTEEVNKLIELIEEDDDVQNVYHSLEN, from the coding sequence ATGGGAAGAGCATTCGAATTTAGAAAAGCGCGTAAAATGAAGCGTTGGTCAGCAATGGCTAAAACTTTTACCAGACTGGGTAAAGACATTGTTATGGCTGTTAAGGAAGGCGGTCCAGATCCTGAATCTAACTCAAAACTAAGAGCTGTTATACAAAACTGTAAAGCAGCTAATATGCCTAAAGATAATATTGAGCGTGCCATAAAACGAGCAAGCGATAAAGATCAAGGCGATTATAAAACAGTCCTATTTGAAGGGTATGCACCACATGGCATTGCTGTTTTAGTTGAAACAGCTACCGATAACAATAACCGAACTGTAGCAAATATCAGATCATATTTTAATAAATGTAATGGAAATTTAGGCACTTCTGGATCTGTTGAATTTATGTTTGATCATACTTGTAACTTTCGTATACAAGACACAGGTATTGATGTTGAAGAGCTTGAACTTGAACTTATTGATTTTGGTGCTGAAGAGGTTTTTAGAGATGATGATGGTATTATTATTTATGCACCATTTGAAAGCTTTGGAAACTTACAAAAGGAATTAGAATCACGTGAATTTGAAATTTTATCTTCAGGTTTTGAACGTATTCCTCAAGTCACTAAATCACTCAGTGAAGAACAAACTGAAGAAGTTAACAAACTTATCGAACTTATTGAAGAAGATGATGACGTTCAAAATGTTTATCATTCATTAGAAAATTAA
- a CDS encoding glycosyltransferase family 9 protein: MKILVIQQKMIGDVLISSVICENLKRNFPTAEVHYLINRFTFPVVENHKHIDKFVFFEDEYKNHKLKFLDFLNNLKSEAYTHVFDAYGKLESNLITYFTGAQFKFSYNKWYTNWLYTKTFKESSIAKTEAGSAIENRLKLLQLLPEVEIINPKPKIYLSSTEVNTARSQIDSAELRNTNLIMVSALGSGDAKTYPLKYMAVLLNEITEKTDAHLILNYMPSQQEKINRLLEHCSNLTRTRIVNDLRPESLREFMAICSQCNLIFGNEGGAINIAKALDVPSFAIFSPWIIKEGWNSFEESYPNTSVHLSDFKPSKLRDKKVKELKMNYEKLYQDLNPQLFNQQLIDFVCSHVS, translated from the coding sequence TTGAAGATTTTAGTTATACAGCAAAAAATGATTGGTGATGTACTCATCAGTAGTGTTATATGCGAAAATTTAAAGCGTAACTTCCCTACTGCTGAGGTACATTACCTCATTAATCGCTTTACATTTCCTGTTGTAGAAAATCATAAACACATTGATAAATTTGTATTTTTTGAAGATGAATACAAAAACCATAAACTGAAGTTTTTAGACTTTTTAAATAATCTAAAATCTGAAGCCTACACACATGTTTTTGATGCTTACGGGAAATTAGAAAGTAATTTAATAACCTACTTTACAGGTGCTCAATTTAAATTTAGCTACAATAAATGGTATACCAACTGGTTGTATACAAAAACCTTTAAAGAATCTAGCATTGCTAAAACCGAAGCAGGTTCTGCTATAGAAAACCGATTAAAATTACTTCAACTATTACCTGAAGTTGAAATAATTAACCCAAAACCCAAAATATATCTAAGTTCAACTGAAGTAAATACTGCCAGAAGTCAAATTGATTCAGCTGAATTAAGAAATACAAACTTAATTATGGTCAGCGCTTTGGGTAGTGGTGATGCAAAAACTTATCCGTTAAAATATATGGCGGTTCTTTTAAATGAAATCACAGAAAAAACAGATGCTCATTTAATATTAAATTATATGCCGTCACAACAAGAAAAAATCAACCGATTACTTGAACATTGTAGTAATTTAACGAGAACCAGAATTGTTAATGACCTAAGACCAGAAAGTCTGCGTGAATTTATGGCGATTTGCTCACAATGCAATTTAATTTTTGGTAACGAAGGCGGCGCCATTAATATAGCCAAAGCACTTGATGTGCCAAGCTTTGCTATATTTTCACCTTGGATTATAAAAGAAGGTTGGAATAGTTTTGAAGAATCATATCCGAATACATCTGTTCATCTAAGTGACTTTAAACCAAGTAAATTACGAGATAAAAAAGTTAAAGAACTTAAAATGAATTATGAAAAACTATACCAAGATTTAAACCCTCAATTATTTAATCAACAATTAATTGATTTTGTTTGCTCTCATGTAAGTTAA
- the ruvX gene encoding Holliday junction resolvase RuvX, with protein MPKAIALDFGIKRTGIAASDDLKMIASGLTTVKTVDLMIFLEKYLSENEVDTVVIGEPKHVDGNAMSLEKNIGFFIEDFQLKFPKINVKRIDERFTSKMAFQTMIDSGLSKKKRKNKALVDEISATIILQNFLQ; from the coding sequence ATGCCAAAAGCGATAGCTTTAGACTTCGGAATAAAACGAACAGGGATTGCTGCCTCAGACGATTTGAAAATGATCGCCTCTGGCTTAACTACTGTAAAAACAGTCGATCTAATGATTTTTTTAGAAAAATATTTATCTGAAAATGAAGTAGATACTGTTGTGATAGGCGAGCCTAAGCATGTTGATGGAAACGCCATGTCTTTAGAAAAAAATATTGGCTTCTTTATTGAAGATTTTCAACTGAAGTTTCCTAAAATAAATGTAAAGCGTATCGATGAACGTTTTACTTCAAAAATGGCCTTTCAAACTATGATTGATTCTGGTTTGAGTAAAAAAAAGCGTAAAAATAAAGCTTTAGTTGATGAAATTAGTGCAACTATAATTTTACAAAATTTTTTGCAGTAA
- the def gene encoding peptide deformylase, producing MQLPIVAYGDPVLKRKAQPIDKDYPKLEALIENMWETMYNAHGVGLAAPQIGLSIRLFVVDASPFAEDESLNEEEQTTLKNFKRVFINPTIIEETGTEWDFNEGCLSIPDVREDVFRKPDIKINYYDQDFNEHTELLSGLAARVVQHEYDHIEGVLFTDRISNFKKRLVKGKLNNIAKGKINVDYRMRFPKLKKRQ from the coding sequence ATGCAATTACCAATTGTAGCCTATGGAGATCCTGTTCTTAAACGCAAAGCGCAGCCAATAGACAAAGATTACCCAAAATTAGAAGCCTTGATAGAAAATATGTGGGAAACCATGTATAATGCTCATGGAGTCGGTTTAGCAGCACCACAAATCGGTTTGTCAATTCGGTTATTTGTAGTAGACGCTTCTCCTTTCGCTGAAGATGAGAGTCTAAACGAAGAAGAACAAACTACTTTAAAAAACTTTAAGCGCGTTTTTATAAACCCTACAATTATCGAAGAAACAGGAACTGAGTGGGATTTTAACGAAGGCTGTTTAAGTATTCCTGATGTTCGTGAAGATGTGTTTAGAAAACCTGACATCAAGATAAATTATTATGATCAGGATTTTAATGAACATACGGAATTATTAAGTGGTCTTGCAGCAAGAGTCGTTCAACATGAATACGATCATATTGAAGGCGTATTATTTACAGATCGTATTTCAAATTTTAAAAAGCGATTAGTTAAAGGCAAACTTAACAACATTGCAAAAGGTAAAATAAATGTTGATTACCGCATGCGATTTCCAAAACTAAAAAAACGCCAATAA
- a CDS encoding 2,3,4,5-tetrahydropyridine-2,6-dicarboxylate N-succinyltransferase: MNQLKDHILKAWDNRELLKSDATIKAIKEAIELIDQGKLRCAEPTKNGWEVNEWVKKAVVLYFPIQKMETMEAGIFEYHDKMPLKTGYKERGIRVVPNAVARHGAYISSGVIMMPSYVNIGAYVDEGTMVDTWATVGSCAQIGKNVHLSGGVGIGGVLEPLQAAPVIIEDNAFLGSRSIVVEGVRVEKEAVLGANVVLTASTKIIDVTGKEPVETKGVVPARSVVIPGSYTKEFPAGKFNVPCALIIGKRKESTNKKTSLNDALRTYDVAV, encoded by the coding sequence ATGAATCAATTGAAAGACCACATTTTAAAAGCTTGGGATAATCGCGAATTATTAAAGAGTGATGCAACTATAAAAGCAATTAAAGAAGCTATAGAACTCATAGATCAAGGTAAACTTCGCTGTGCTGAACCGACTAAAAATGGTTGGGAAGTCAATGAATGGGTAAAAAAAGCAGTTGTACTATATTTTCCTATCCAAAAAATGGAAACTATGGAGGCTGGTATTTTTGAATATCACGATAAAATGCCTCTTAAGACAGGTTATAAAGAACGTGGAATTCGGGTTGTACCTAACGCTGTTGCGCGTCATGGCGCGTACATTTCAAGTGGTGTTATTATGATGCCTAGCTATGTTAATATTGGCGCTTATGTAGATGAAGGAACAATGGTTGATACTTGGGCAACTGTAGGAAGCTGTGCACAAATCGGCAAAAATGTACATTTATCTGGTGGTGTTGGTATTGGTGGCGTATTAGAGCCTTTACAAGCTGCTCCGGTAATAATTGAAGATAATGCTTTTTTAGGTTCTAGAAGTATTGTAGTTGAAGGTGTTAGAGTTGAAAAGGAAGCTGTCCTGGGCGCCAATGTTGTTTTAACTGCTTCGACCAAAATTATTGATGTTACTGGAAAAGAACCAGTTGAAACTAAAGGAGTTGTTCCTGCAAGATCTGTAGTAATTCCTGGTAGTTATACTAAAGAATTCCCTGCTGGAAAGTTTAATGTACCATGTGCCTTAATTATCGGAAAACGCAAAGAAAGTACCAATAAAAAAACCTCTTTAAACGATGCACTTCGAACTTACGATGTCGCTGTTTAA
- a CDS encoding glycosyltransferase family 2 protein, producing MQASVIISTYNSPLWLERVLVGYACQSIPDFEIVVADDGSTQETANLINRIRENYQLAINHVWHEDQGFQKTRILNKAVLASKSEYLIFTDGDCIPRHDFVETHLKYKEKAYFLSGGHFPLSMKLSHQIKIDDIKSGRCFNLNWLKANGLSSSFKNIKLTKSSTLAKLMNRITPTKPTWNGGNASAWKKDVLAVNGFDERMQYGGEDREFGERLINLGIQPKRVRYFAIIIHLEHERGYVNQTAWKKNDAIREETKSLKRIKTDFGFNLHESKQNQLIVD from the coding sequence ATGCAAGCATCTGTTATTATAAGTACGTATAACTCACCGCTATGGTTAGAGCGCGTATTAGTTGGCTATGCTTGCCAATCTATACCTGATTTTGAAATTGTTGTAGCTGATGACGGTTCTACCCAAGAAACCGCAAATCTCATTAATAGAATTAGAGAAAACTATCAGTTGGCGATTAATCATGTTTGGCATGAAGACCAAGGTTTTCAAAAAACACGAATTTTGAACAAAGCTGTTTTAGCATCTAAAAGTGAGTATTTAATCTTTACTGACGGCGACTGTATTCCGCGTCATGATTTTGTTGAAACCCATTTAAAGTATAAAGAAAAAGCTTATTTTTTGTCAGGAGGTCATTTTCCGTTATCCATGAAATTATCCCATCAAATTAAAATAGACGATATTAAATCTGGTCGTTGTTTTAATTTAAATTGGCTAAAGGCTAATGGCTTGAGTTCAAGTTTTAAAAATATAAAACTTACCAAATCTTCTACTTTAGCTAAGTTGATGAATCGAATTACACCAACGAAACCGACATGGAATGGCGGCAACGCCTCAGCTTGGAAAAAAGATGTTTTGGCAGTTAACGGTTTTGATGAGCGCATGCAATACGGTGGTGAAGATCGCGAATTTGGAGAACGACTTATAAATTTAGGAATTCAGCCTAAACGTGTTCGATATTTTGCAATTATTATTCATCTGGAACACGAACGTGGATATGTTAACCAAACAGCTTGGAAAAAAAATGATGCTATTCGGGAAGAAACAAAGTCTCTGAAAAGAATTAAGACTGACTTTGGCTTTAACTTACATGAGAGCAAACAAAATCAATTAATTGTTGATTAA
- the folE gene encoding GTP cyclohydrolase I FolE, translating into MSFKLFEEYSQEFITDVKESYHTILDRVGEDPKREGIVKTPERAAKAMQFLTQGYEMDPKQILEGAMFKEDYSDMVLIKDIELYSLCEHHMLPFFGKAHIAYIPNGHIVGLSKIPRVVDVFSRRLQVQERLTHDILECINETLQPKGVAVVIEARHMCMMMRGVQKQNSATTTSGFRGEFKQSETRNEFLRLIGKDLA; encoded by the coding sequence ATGTCATTTAAACTATTCGAAGAATACAGCCAAGAATTTATTACAGATGTCAAAGAATCTTATCATACTATATTAGATAGAGTAGGAGAAGACCCAAAACGAGAAGGCATTGTAAAAACACCAGAACGCGCCGCAAAAGCAATGCAGTTTCTAACTCAAGGTTATGAGATGGATCCTAAACAAATTCTTGAAGGCGCCATGTTTAAAGAAGATTATAGTGATATGGTGCTTATTAAAGATATAGAGTTATACTCCTTATGTGAACACCATATGCTGCCTTTTTTCGGTAAAGCTCATATAGCTTATATCCCTAATGGTCATATAGTTGGCCTAAGTAAAATTCCACGTGTAGTCGATGTTTTTTCAAGGAGATTGCAAGTGCAAGAACGCCTAACTCACGACATTTTAGAATGCATAAATGAGACCTTACAACCAAAAGGTGTTGCCGTAGTTATTGAAGCAAGACATATGTGTATGATGATGCGAGGTGTTCAAAAGCAAAATTCAGCGACGACAACTTCTGGCTTTAGAGGCGAATTTAAACAATCGGAAACTAGAAACGAATTTTTACGACTTATAGGTAAAGATTTAGCTTAA
- a CDS encoding DUF2141 domain-containing protein yields the protein MRNLIILSIVFLSQLLSAQDNRLSIEVKGISELKGKIYVGVFTEDNFLRGKPIYGEIVEVEAETEIVNLVDIPTGNYAVSVYQDLNNNEVFDMDEYGRPTEPWAMSGTNPKNQQPVWDLAMFKLGKKSKTITVNF from the coding sequence ATGAGAAATTTAATTATTTTAAGCATCGTTTTTTTAAGCCAACTATTATCTGCACAAGACAATAGGTTGAGTATTGAAGTTAAAGGCATTTCTGAGCTTAAAGGAAAAATCTATGTAGGCGTCTTTACAGAAGATAATTTTTTAAGAGGAAAACCTATTTACGGCGAAATTGTTGAAGTCGAGGCTGAAACTGAAATTGTTAATTTAGTTGATATTCCAACAGGGAATTATGCTGTTTCAGTTTACCAAGATTTAAACAATAATGAGGTATTTGATATGGACGAATATGGTAGACCAACTGAGCCATGGGCAATGTCTGGAACAAATCCGAAAAATCAACAACCAGTTTGGGACTTAGCCATGTTTAAACTTGGTAAAAAGTCAAAAACAATTACGGTGAATTTTTAA
- a CDS encoding DEAD/DEAH box helicase, translating to MSKKVADKELYDYQEADLIKIFDKIENMPSNYNLLYQLPTGGGKTVVFSEIVRRYIRQTGKKVIVLTHRIELCKQTSKMLTGFGVRNKIINSKVKELSDDNDYMCFVAMVETLNNRINDDKVNMKNVGLAIIDEAHYNSFTKLFKYLDKAFILGVTATPLSSNIKLPMHGNYRELIVGNSISSLIEKGFLAKANLYSYDVGLGTLQVGMTGDYTVKSSEDLYTNLDMQEKLLRAYEERCKGKKTLIFNNGINTSWYVYQTFKDAGYEIKHLDNTHNKKERNEILTWFREKPDAILTSVSILTTGFDEPTVENIILNRATKSLTLYFQMIGRGSRRLPHKDEFNVIDLGNNVARFGPWDAPVDWQLIFENPDYFLENMISDDEIESNFTYEMPEEVRALFKNSDDIQFDVYTKYHEAVNNGEKSKLVLEESISQHAKMCAENSEDVFDARILARELKDDIKDRIKKYSRCIINNTKNYRDWLYDDYTRKLRVKINEHFM from the coding sequence ATGTCAAAAAAAGTTGCTGATAAAGAACTCTACGATTACCAAGAAGCCGACCTTATTAAAATCTTTGATAAGATTGAAAACATGCCGAGCAATTACAACTTATTGTATCAGCTACCAACTGGTGGTGGTAAAACGGTGGTTTTTTCTGAAATTGTAAGGCGTTACATTCGACAAACAGGAAAAAAGGTTATTGTGTTAACACACCGAATCGAGTTGTGTAAACAAACTTCTAAAATGCTTACAGGTTTTGGTGTAAGAAACAAAATTATTAATAGCAAGGTTAAAGAATTATCTGATGATAATGATTACATGTGTTTTGTAGCCATGGTTGAAACCCTAAATAACCGAATTAATGACGATAAGGTTAACATGAAAAATGTAGGGTTGGCTATTATAGACGAAGCACACTACAATTCTTTTACTAAGCTTTTTAAATATCTTGATAAAGCTTTTATTCTTGGAGTAACAGCTACGCCATTAAGTTCTAATATCAAGTTGCCTATGCATGGTAATTATCGTGAATTAATTGTAGGTAATTCAATTTCATCATTAATAGAAAAAGGGTTTTTAGCAAAAGCTAACCTATACTCTTATGATGTTGGCTTAGGGACACTTCAAGTTGGTATGACGGGTGACTATACGGTGAAATCTTCTGAAGATTTATACACTAATCTCGATATGCAGGAGAAATTATTACGCGCTTATGAAGAAAGGTGTAAAGGTAAAAAAACATTAATTTTTAATAATGGTATTAATACATCATGGTATGTATACCAAACTTTTAAAGATGCTGGATATGAAATTAAGCATCTTGATAATACGCATAACAAAAAAGAAAGAAATGAAATTTTAACCTGGTTTAGAGAAAAACCAGATGCTATTTTAACATCTGTAAGTATTTTAACCACTGGTTTTGATGAACCAACTGTTGAAAACATTATTCTGAATCGAGCAACAAAATCATTAACACTATATTTTCAAATGATTGGTCGTGGCTCTAGAAGATTACCTCATAAAGACGAATTTAATGTGATTGATTTGGGTAATAATGTTGCAAGATTTGGTCCTTGGGATGCGCCTGTAGATTGGCAATTAATTTTTGAAAACCCTGACTACTTCTTAGAAAACATGATTTCAGATGATGAAATTGAAAGTAATTTCACTTATGAAATGCCTGAAGAAGTCAGAGCGCTTTTTAAAAACTCAGATGATATTCAATTTGATGTTTATACAAAATACCATGAAGCGGTTAATAATGGTGAAAAATCTAAATTAGTTTTAGAAGAGTCAATTTCTCAGCATGCTAAAATGTGCGCTGAAAACTCTGAAGATGTATTCGATGCAAGAATTTTAGCTCGTGAACTTAAAGACGATATTAAAGATCGAATTAAGAAATATTCTCGCTGTATCATAAACAATACAAAAAATTACAGGGATTGGTTATATGATGACTATACTAGAAAATTGCGGGTAAAAATTAACGAGCATTTTATGTAA